Genomic segment of Perca flavescens isolate YP-PL-M2 chromosome 7, PFLA_1.0, whole genome shotgun sequence:
TGAGAACAATTGGTTGTTTTTGCTGGTATAATTTAATGTATTCTAACATACAGAGTTTAATCTTTAGAAAGAAGTGTTACACAAAGTGGCCACTGACTCACCTAATACAGCAGAGTTAAGCAAAGTAGGCAGTAACTGTTGGAGGATGGGGTTGTCCTTGCCTTGAAGAGACAGGGGGATGAGGGTGTCAACACCAGCATCAGTGGGTACCTGGAGAGTAGAGGACAGTAGAGGACAGAAGTGAAGCTCAGTTACTGAACTTAGTTACCACTGAACTGCACTTTATACTGCACTCTATTTTTATGGAGTGAttactctgtttgtgtgtaggtttgttttttatagctcttttattagtttttaaatataacttactttaacttataagtatttatttttgtttttattaattaccACTGATGAGAAACAACTTTTCATTTCTTCTGAATATCCAAGTAAGTAAgggaaatgacaataaagtgaATTGAGTTAGAGTTTTAGGCAAAGTCCTTACGAAGagtgataaaaaaaggaaaagatggGGTTTAAGAAATACAGAAAGACAAGActcaaatgcaaaaaataaaactgtttcCAAAACATGTGCATTAACATCTAAATTACATTAAGATATACAGGCTGTAACCAACCCAAAACAAACTATGTAGTTAAACTAAACTATgtaggaccccctcgaaaacgagatgctacatctcaaggggttattccTAATAAAAGAATTTCCATAATAGTTTGAGGAGATCATTTAAAAActcatttagaagaaaaaacaaaaaacatcttttaaaaaggaaaacagtttatggttttaaagaaaataagcaACTAACACAGGGGAAACAATGGAGCAGTTAAGGAAATGAGCTCAGGTTTTTCCTAGGGAAACAAGGAGGAGCTCAGAGGAAATAGCTATAGGAGATAGGGGAGCCTACCTGAGGTTGGGTATGTTGGGTTTGCTGTGCAGAAGCTAATTGGGTGTGGGGAGATGGGTGGAGTTCGGCAGAGCTCAGGGCAGCAGTGAGCAAGGCAGGGCTGAGGGGCAGGAAGGCTGCGTgggaaggaggaagagaggcagGAAGGAGCAGAGACTGGAGCGCTTGGATAGAGCCCTCAGCTCCTGGAGGAATGGGGAGAAGGCTCTGGGCAACCTCCAAGAGCCCCGCGCCTGATAGGGTTGATGGATCCAGGAGGCCAGAGGTCTTATCCAGGGTGAGACCCTCCAATGTGGTGGGGATGTGTTGTGGCTGCTGGAGAGGAACTTCCAAGCTGACCTGGCTCAACTGACCCAGCCCAGATAGAGGTAACAAAGGTGTCTGCTGATGCCCGAGCAACAAGGAGGCCATAAGCAGAGCCTGAAGGCTAGGTTTTTCTGTTAGGCCTAAATCAGCTTCCTGTCCTGATGTAGGGGTTGAGGCGGGGGGTGGGAGCGGGTTTAGTAGGCCCAAAAGGCTCAGAGGCAGCTCCCCTTGGGCACCACTCAACAAGGGCAACAAGGGAAACAGAGAATTGTTGTTTATCTGTTGGTGCTTCTGTTGTTGATCCTGGTTTTGCTGCTGTGTCTCTTGTTGTTGCATCAGTAACTGCTGCTCTGCAAGAGTCTGTGGTGGTTGTGCATTGGCAGGGGGTATCTGCGCATGTTGCCCTCCCAGCCACAGCCCCCCTAGTGGCAATGAAGCCAGGACTGTAGGGTCCAGGAGGGATGGTAGACCTCCTGTGGATGACAGCAGCTGAAGCAGCTGCTCTTGGTTCATGAAGGGAAAGGCCTCTGCCAGAGGTAAGGGAGACGTTGAGTCGCCAACAGCTGAAGGTGTATGAGGACTGTGATTGTCCACGAGACGAGAGGAGAAATCGGGCCCGGGGCTCGTGTCTGCTGGAGGTTTGGTCGCTATGGAGATCTTCGGGTCCACACATCTAGGCTCCTCTGGCCCTATGGGACACATAAGTCATTTACATCTGCTCAGGCTGACTTATAAATCAGTAAACAAATTGTATACAAGGGGTCTTGAGCTGGGTGGTATGCAGTGTTTTACACAGAATTTAACTGTGGTGGTTGTTACTGGTACAGCATTGAGCGCAGATAGATTGCTGAAAAAAACAGCACTACATTTACAAGCTAGCAATAACACATCAATACACATGTGCAATCACACTGATTCAGAGCAACATTCATAAAGGGTGCAACCATGAGAAAACATTTGTACCCTTTGCCCTGAACCATTCTAAGAAATATAATCATCCGTTAAagcctgatttaaaaaaaaggtatagcTCATGACTGCACACAGTTCATATATCTCGATGTCTACATAGGTACAATTTCAGTATATTGTAAAGATTACGTTAATATGCATTCAAAGTTAAGGTTTTATCTTCCAGACTAAAAAACACACTTCAGACTGAAAAATATTTTCACCTGCTGTTGGATTTTCTTGGGAAGACATCACAACATCAGTGGTACGATCGGAGGAGCTGCCCTCCCCCTGGGGTACAGTGGATGATGCTGCGAGAAGGGCCAGGACATGGTTGCTAAGGTCAAGAGGCTTCGGGGAGCTGGATATCGCCATAGAAACACTGCCTTGAGAATGACTCAAGTCCACCGATGTAGGTATGCTAATACTACTAATCTCCATTGCCTGCGGTGAGGCTTCCCGCAATGGTGCTTGGGAAACCGAGTCTATTGTAGGAATGTGATTTTCAGTCAGTTGATGCTTGTCTGAGGGAGTGGGGAACGTATGCTGCGATGGGCTGATGCTGTTGTGTAAAGCTAAATTTGAGTTGGGCAGCAGTGTAGAAGGAGAATGTCTCTGTAGAGGACTTGATTTAGTAGACTGAGGACGTGATTGAGACTGCACTGATCTGAAATGAGAGGAAGTGGGGGGAGGAGAAAGCGGCTGTAGCACCGAGGGTAAAAGATTAGTGTTACTGGTTCGGCACGGGGACCGAGTCTGTGGGTGCCTGACGTTAGAGTGAGGGGCGGGAGAAGAGGGTGACCGTCTGGGGCTCTGTTTATTAGTGTGTCCACCTCCTTCAATAGACACAGATCCTGGCTGAGCTGACGCAGAGTTCAATGCTGAGGCCTGTGCGTTCTGCACACTGAGCAGGTGTAACAGAGCAGACAGAGGCTGGGTTGGAGGGTCCAAGCCAAGAGGTGAATGTGTCGGGCCTGTAGTGAAATCCAGAGCCTCTGTTTGTCTCGGAGGCCTGGAAAGGTGTGCCATCTGTCGGGGAGCAGGGAGCCTTGGCATCTGCCCGGGGATGAGAGGATGATGGTTTTCTAACATGGCAGCATTCTGGTTCTGCACAGCTGAGGTAGAGGAGGAGTGCGAGGAGGAGGGGAACGAAGGGGATGAGGAGGATAGGTTGATAACTGTAGCAGAAACGGCGTCTCCTGGTGGGGTTTTACGCGGTCCATTAGTCAGCTGCTGGGTGTCTCTTAGCATGCTGAGCACTGTGGGAGATCGCCGCTGCCTCTTTCTGTGCGACGCACTGCGCTCTGCTGTGGGAGGCAGGTGGGGCAAGGAGGAAGCCAGGGACTGGGCCAGAGAGTGGGATGGAGGAAAAAGAACAGAGGAGGCTGCTGCAAGGGAAGGATGGGGAGGCCTAGTAGAAGCGTTGGAGGAGGGAGGGTGACTGTTATGTAAAGTGCTGTTTGTTACCTTTGATGACTGTTGCTGCTGTGCCTCTTTCGAGACCTCCAGAGAAGAGGGCAAGCTCACGGGGTGGCTGGCCACATTTGAGCTCGGGCCCTGGGTTATCTGGTTAGCCAGCTGAGCTTTGGCAGCTGCAGAGAGAAGGCTACTTGCAGGGAAAGAAGCTGGGTGTGGCAGCTTGACCTGATGGCTGTGGTGGTGGTTCAGAAATGGCCCCAGAGGTAAACTAGAAGTCCCTGCGGAGTTCAACCCAAAACCTGGTGGTCCTGTGCTAAGAATTGGACTCATGGCACTCTTTAAGGGCTTCGAGGAGAGAGCATTAGGGTTGCTACTGCTTTGGTTGGTCAGTAAGGAGGGGTTAGTAGGGATTAGGAGGTGGTGGTTATTAGTGCTGCTGTTGCCTGAGTTCTTAAACTGCTCCAAGATGTCTTCCAGCTTGTACTTGGGAAAGTGGGGGCTGGGATTTGGGGAGCCATGGAGAGGGGAGTGTGGAGAGGAAGAGGTGGATTTCCTCCTCTGAGGCAAGTTACTTCCCATCAGTCCACCTCCTGCTGCTGAGCCTCCTCCATGATCAGAGAGAGTGGAAGGAGAAGCTGACGGGTGGCGGGACCGCTGGTGAGGAGACGCACAGTTCATGTTAttgacagagggagagggagagcgagagagggggGAGCCTCCCACAATGACACCATGAGGATGATGAGCGTGAGTCtgtgctcctcttcctccaccacCCATGGCCATAGGGGAAGAGGGAggaggtgaagagaggggccCGTGCCGAGGAGAACCTGGAGTCTCGGGGGTTTTGGGTGTTCTTTGACCTTGAGGTGTGGGGGTGCGGGGTGACCTCTGGGCAACGCTGTACGCTGGGaatgaggaggtggaggaggaggaggagacaagAATAGGAGAAGGATGGGGAAGTCTTCTCAAAGCATCGAGGGGGTGGTGagagtgtgtgcttgtgtgaagGACAGGGGAGGAACCATTGTAAGGGTAAATAAAGTGGTAGGAGGATTTGGGGCTGGCACAGGGGTTTATGTGGATGTTGCTTTGGAGTCGAGCTGGGGCCAGATGGAGTTTGGGATGGTAAATGCCATGGTCCTCTTCTTCCCGCTCAACAAGTACTCGCTTTGAATTGCGGCTGTCCACTCCACTGCTCATCTCTgaaagacacacaacacaccacacaaacacaatgggTTAAGGGGAAGTCACTTTCATAAAACGGTATTGCATACAGTCTATGAACTGAATACTGAAAATTAAACTTCTGCCATATCCAAGCGCTCAGGAGGAGAATTTGGAGGTTTGATTTTGATGATTGAGGTAATTGGAAAAAATCCTACTCCTGCCCACTCCTGTGGTGATTCTGATCACATaccataaaaatgtttttctattAAACATCTGTCGGGCCCTTACCACAGGGAAATAAGAAATTTAGCTGTTTCAGTTCCTACTGCTTTAAGTAAAATCAATAAAAGTCCATCTAAACATGGACATCGATCATGTCAGTTTCTCTGATAACTAATGTAGATTCCtatataaacagacacaaacCAAATGGTAAAACGGAAGACGtcagaaagagaaaggaaatgGGAGGGGAAGCATGTGGTTTACTGGAGGAcaatgtatttacagtacatgtgtgGTTAAGCCCAATAATAAAAGCCTCTCAGACTTTCATAAATTAAATTCCATCTCTACTTCATCCCACAATGATGATTATACTGACAAAGCGCTCCCACACAGAGTAAATTTGTGTTGGGTCCTGGGGAACCTGCAAGATCATAGTCCAATTGCAGCCCTCTTACATGAGGTGAGTactgcacacacagcacactcAAATCAATATAAACATGTGGTGTTTTTTGTTATAATCTAACACACATAAACTAGAGAAACCTTACAAATTAATAATGATGCTGATCAGCATCCATTAAGTGAATCTGTAGAAATGAGTATAGAAaagctattttaatagcttttttatgtattatgtatatatttttacacaCTGTTTGATAGTACACAGGTACAAGAGTAGCATGTCTCAGTGCTTCAAAATGTACCTGGATGATGAAGGTTGGCAAAGGGCAGCTGTGAGGCCTGCATACTCCGACACAGAGCAGCCATCGCCACCACTTTCCTGCGGTGGTTACACAGTTTGGTCATGTCTTGCTCTGCTTTGCCTAATGGCTGGATGTGCTGCTCCACCTTCACTCCCACAGTGAAGTTGAAAACCTGATACCAGATAAAGGAGGATCGGACAGAATTTAGATAGGACTCTTTGCATAACATTTCATCAAAACTAGTTGGGTATTTTACACTCATAATAGGCATAGTCCCACAAGGATCATTGCTTATTGCAGACTCTCTGCACTCACATTTTTATGATGAAAAGGTTAGCCATGATTCCACACAGTTGTGGAGTTAGTGAAAAGTTATATTAATTTAACACATTTTACAATTTCTCTATGCAAACATGTCTGTTATTAGAAGCTAGTTTAAGTCGTGTTGTCGATAGCAATATCAAAACAGCATGCATTGATATCCTCAGTGtgtgaaaaaaaggttttaagaaATTATAAGATCATGGCCATGCTGTTAAAATATGTGTACAATGTCACAGAGTTACTAAATCTTAAAACCCTATAATGGGTGTATTTTGTCTTTATTGcccaggcagacagacaaacaaatttAAAACGTATAGACCGGCTTTACCTTATGGATGATGAGTGGACACTCAAGACCACATTTGCAGGTGCCATCAGTCAACAGATAGGTCTTGACCTCGTCCAGAGATGATAGGGCAGTACCACTGGGACTATAGACAGAAGACAGAGACAAactgtaacagaaaactcaaagcacactgaaaaaatatgaacacataTGTTTAAAGCCCATCAAAGTTCTAAGTTGCAAAGTTGAACATACCTAAAGATCTCATGAATGAAATCTTATGGAGATTTGAACAATTCAGGCACTCCTACAAGGCTACGTATAGAAACTGAAAGATGTAGGGtttaacagtgaaaacacaccggGCGCGTAAACTTCACATATAGCCGCATAGCACAGGGAGGGACGgaccgaacacacacacacacagagagagagagagagagagagagagagagagagagagagagagagagagagagagagagagaaccccACTGGCAGCTAAATATGTATCTGCCTGCCACAACCTGAGGGACTCACTACTATAAGATCCCAACATTACACATTGGTTTAGGATTGTACAGTCATTATATTGTACAAAACTGTTAAGTAttacattgtgttatgtaaTTGCTTTGTAATGTAGTATGTTGTATAACTATCAGTGCATATATGTGTATAGAATATGTGACAATATGTGAttagtgtatttatttaatatgtactatatatgtattttctgtaaactgctttggcaacaacatgttttctttgttcatgccaataaagcaaattgaattgagagagagagagagagagagagagagcgctgtGACCAGCACACAGGCATaatcagacatacagtatgtaatgcAACTCCCAAACAATCAGCAtccataaatatttgaatgCAGTCACAGCCCCCTGTCTCCATGTCCTGCTTTTAAATCTTTTTGGCTTGACCCAACTTTAgtgacatatacatacacacatattttgtatgtatgtgtagatctatctatctatctatctatctatctatctatctatctatcacactcacacacacactatacaatCAAGCTTCTCTTCATTTGACTGGCTTGAAAAAAAACCTGACTTTCTTCAGATGGTTAGGGGCCCTAAGCAATTTCATATTTCACACACTTTCATTTTGAGCAAGATCCAAACCACTGTTcaatgaaaaatgtgtattaaatcaaattgaattaAACTATTCCGATCTGAGCCAGCCAAGGAAAATAAGGGAAATGAAAGTCTttattagaaagaaaaaaaatactgcatCTTGCATGCAAATTTCTCAAACAAACCCACAGAAGCCACAGTCTTCTTTGCCGGTAATATCCCTCCAAATATGTTGGCAAAGCCAGCATTCCTATTTCTTCAGAACAAATgatacacacattcatgcatgTATACTTTCATATTTACCTTGCacagcagctggattctcgcaaAATCACGAGATCATGCGAGAATCGCAGGAACACATATCAcacgaaaatccatcttgtcaggcttcaagtaataTGTTTGTGTCCGCAGAGCAGCGGACCGAACCAATCAGCACCCTGTGAGGAGTTACTGGCAGCTACGgccgtggtttaggtgtgtgtgacggctgccactgtttgttcaaaacaacaatggcgaacgtgatagacagatggttcatccaatcacttGGCAGGTATTTTTTGAAAGCGCCTGCCCTttcccaaacagtttccaatcacggcttctcagatggttctgttaacaaaccatctggcgcgtCACGTTAAATTTTTATACCTTCACATTAAAATCTTTTCTCCAAAGATTAATAAACATCAGCAATAAGTCTGCATATGCTAGCTGTTCAACTGAACCAACGCACCTGACATAGATCACCTGCCCGCCCTCCACTCTCCTCTGCCAGCCGATGGGGACGTGTATTGCAGTGGTGTGGACCCCATCCTTGTCCCCACTGACAGTCTCAGTGCCTCCCATCATTTTGTAGCTGCGGCCTGCCAGCACCTTGGAATAGCAGCAAAGTGTTGATACAGCTTTCTTTAATCCCATAAAATTAAGTTACACTTGTTTAAAGGCATACTACAGCATCAGTAGTATTCAAAACTGAATTTACTATTGTAAATGTATAGTCTGTATCACAGTTCAATATATTTTGGAATGCCAGCTTACCAGAGCTTTAAAACAGTCAAGTTGAGTTTTTTTGTACGGCCCAAAATCAGCAAAGGCTCACAATCGAGCTGaattcttttaaaaatgtacgTATGCATGTAGTTGTATGTGGTTTGTTGTGCCTCTCTGTGAGTCACTAAATAAgtaaacacatgcatgcataaaaTAGATGAAGGAATGTCTCTGTGGTGAAGTCTTTGGGATATCAGTGTTTTTTAACCTGCATGCCAATTGTGTAGGCCACATCCATCTGATTACACAACACCAAATGTCAACGTCATACATCAAATATTACAAAATGTAACCTTGGCACCATGATGACATCAGCCTAATTTTTATGAAGAACGCTATA
This window contains:
- the mbd6 gene encoding mucin-6, which codes for MMGGTETVSGDKDGVHTTAIHVPIGWQRRVEGGQVIYVSPSGTALSSLDEVKTYLLTDGTCKCGLECPLIIHKVFNFTVGVKVEQHIQPLGKAEQDMTKLCNHRRKVVAMAALCRSMQASQLPFANLHHPEMSSGVDSRNSKRVLVEREEEDHGIYHPKLHLAPARLQSNIHINPCASPKSSYHFIYPYNGSSPVLHTSTHSHHPLDALRRLPHPSPILVSSSSSTSSFPAYSVAQRSPRTPTPQGQRTPKTPETPGSPRHGPLSSPPPSSPMAMGGGGRGAQTHAHHPHGVIVGGSPLSRSPSPSVNNMNCASPHQRSRHPSASPSTLSDHGGGSAAGGGLMGSNLPQRRKSTSSSPHSPLHGSPNPSPHFPKYKLEDILEQFKNSGNSSTNNHHLLIPTNPSLLTNQSSSNPNALSSKPLKSAMSPILSTGPPGFGLNSAGTSSLPLGPFLNHHHSHQVKLPHPASFPASSLLSAAAKAQLANQITQGPSSNVASHPVSLPSSLEVSKEAQQQQSSKVTNSTLHNSHPPSSNASTRPPHPSLAAASSVLFPPSHSLAQSLASSLPHLPPTAERSASHRKRQRRSPTVLSMLRDTQQLTNGPRKTPPGDAVSATVINLSSSSPSFPSSSHSSSTSAVQNQNAAMLENHHPLIPGQMPRLPAPRQMAHLSRPPRQTEALDFTTGPTHSPLGLDPPTQPLSALLHLLSVQNAQASALNSASAQPGSVSIEGGGHTNKQSPRRSPSSPAPHSNVRHPQTRSPCRTSNTNLLPSVLQPLSPPPTSSHFRSVQSQSRPQSTKSSPLQRHSPSTLLPNSNLALHNSISPSQHTFPTPSDKHQLTENHIPTIDSVSQAPLREASPQAMEISSISIPTSVDLSHSQGSVSMAISSSPKPLDLSNHVLALLAASSTVPQGEGSSSDRTTDVVMSSQENPTAGPEEPRCVDPKISIATKPPADTSPGPDFSSRLVDNHSPHTPSAVGDSTSPLPLAEAFPFMNQEQLLQLLSSTGGLPSLLDPTVLASLPLGGLWLGGQHAQIPPANAQPPQTLAEQQLLMQQQETQQQNQDQQQKHQQINNNSLFPLLPLLSGAQGELPLSLLGLLNPLPPPASTPTSGQEADLGLTEKPSLQALLMASLLLGHQQTPLLPLSGLGQLSQVSLEVPLQQPQHIPTTLEGLTLDKTSGLLDPSTLSGAGLLEVAQSLLPIPPGAEGSIQALQSLLLPASLPPSHAAFLPLSPALLTAALSSAELHPSPHTQLASAQQTQHTQPQVPTDAGVDTLIPLSLQGKDNPILQQLLPTLLNSAVLGDLSGITGLHNLLGIGAGSILLPPVQTSALGMPLLQGPDGAINLLNNIQLNLAPPSEGEKPMTLQEAQSPAPQEDIPACQMAPEVVPSPVPAPVLAPAQEHTPPQQRVSEGRSVIDPYTSFMDTIYTSFLQVSAKEQEGRAHMGPSDPTSPFCALPPVSFPVEHHTPVPTLPQASAPVSLSPRRACSLRNPCLSRLSLEAAAHSPAQGTPKPTEDGSTSPLQRKPVMVEGHTHPEPPLPSIYLEEAKTDCTGPAAAVCPYVEAGVDRQGHLPHVGYLSPRDGCSGRTNEETAGTLLHTEQGRDQAGAAGGARRGRKRKQTLQNVLEDFRDMDATTLEETKATTALLKPERSVRGRRRRGARSQRQ